From Streptomyces sp. TLI_053, a single genomic window includes:
- a CDS encoding DUF4157 domain-containing protein, producing the protein MSGPPAEVMSPEQVRELQRSIGNAVVARMARGGRDGQSGQGEQGPDPVQRSGVHEVLREAGRPLRGPVREEMEGRLGADFSDVRLHTGAAAQRSAAEIGARAYTSGRHVVIGHGGNDRHTLAHELTHVIQQRKGAVAGTDRGDGLRVSDPGDSFEREAEANARRVMARPPGRAEAVQRAEPVQRTEPVQRAEPGHGPGAAGPAMQRKLGFETEIDMPVEKSGGATYEGDTDLAESTAADFKLVSDKRSLRNGGDYSNLEFVTGAVAVVGTGSESGPAALDRMVDEIRTVREAFYRQTGKTPLAGMGLQLEILPAGEDARIAPDLDFPDYAGAPGMGDGLFVHYSVGVPLAGMPLFFDHLREAAPQGPGVPLPRARFRLSQSKTFAAQVVARYERGQESARKRKRLETDALDGYSQLFFMQVAAMADYLAQDEDRGQIKNLTVVLSRSQLTDVRALLDPGFQEFLSADSEAIVDLLAQFQEDPGDGSANLEFRDEATREIDGLPVSLLGFAESTLKGVPQVPQQSVFGGMNQIAPHEEEGAMMVPFEIRTMGSLMKTWDELKAELRDLANWAEEAYRHDRSLAGDSARRRAGS; encoded by the coding sequence ATGAGCGGGCCCCCGGCGGAGGTGATGTCCCCGGAGCAGGTTCGTGAGCTGCAGCGGAGCATCGGCAACGCGGTCGTGGCCCGGATGGCGCGGGGCGGCCGGGACGGACAGAGCGGGCAGGGCGAACAGGGACCGGACCCCGTCCAGCGGTCCGGTGTGCACGAGGTGCTGCGGGAGGCCGGGCGCCCGCTCCGAGGGCCGGTGCGCGAGGAGATGGAGGGGCGGTTGGGGGCGGACTTCTCCGACGTGCGGCTGCACACCGGCGCCGCCGCCCAGCGGTCCGCCGCCGAGATCGGTGCACGGGCCTACACGTCCGGCCGTCATGTGGTCATCGGGCACGGGGGCAACGACCGGCACACCCTCGCGCACGAGCTGACCCATGTGATCCAGCAGCGGAAGGGGGCCGTCGCCGGTACCGACCGCGGGGACGGCCTGCGGGTCAGCGATCCCGGTGACTCCTTCGAGCGCGAGGCCGAAGCCAATGCGCGACGGGTGATGGCCCGCCCGCCCGGCCGGGCGGAGGCGGTCCAGCGGGCGGAGCCGGTCCAGCGGACGGAACCGGTCCAGCGGGCGGAGCCGGGCCACGGCCCGGGCGCCGCCGGGCCCGCCATGCAGCGGAAGCTGGGGTTCGAGACGGAGATCGACATGCCCGTCGAGAAGTCCGGCGGCGCGACGTACGAGGGCGACACCGACCTGGCCGAAAGCACCGCGGCCGACTTCAAGCTGGTCTCCGACAAGCGGTCGCTGCGCAACGGGGGCGACTACTCGAACCTGGAGTTCGTGACCGGAGCGGTCGCGGTCGTCGGTACCGGCAGCGAGTCCGGGCCTGCGGCCCTCGACCGGATGGTCGACGAGATCAGGACCGTGCGCGAGGCGTTCTACCGGCAGACCGGGAAGACCCCGCTGGCGGGCATGGGCCTGCAGCTGGAGATCCTGCCCGCGGGGGAGGACGCCCGGATCGCCCCGGACCTCGACTTCCCGGACTACGCCGGCGCCCCGGGCATGGGCGACGGCCTGTTCGTCCACTACTCGGTCGGTGTGCCGCTCGCCGGGATGCCGCTGTTCTTCGACCACCTCCGGGAGGCGGCACCCCAGGGCCCGGGGGTGCCGCTCCCCCGCGCCCGGTTCCGGCTCTCGCAGTCGAAGACGTTCGCCGCGCAGGTCGTCGCCCGGTACGAGCGGGGCCAGGAGTCGGCGCGCAAGCGCAAGCGGCTGGAGACGGACGCGCTGGACGGCTACAGCCAGCTGTTCTTCATGCAGGTCGCGGCCATGGCCGACTACCTCGCGCAGGACGAGGACCGGGGCCAGATCAAGAACCTGACGGTCGTGCTGTCCCGCTCTCAGCTCACGGACGTCCGCGCGCTCCTCGACCCCGGGTTCCAGGAGTTCCTGTCGGCCGACAGCGAGGCGATCGTCGACCTGCTCGCACAGTTCCAGGAGGATCCCGGCGACGGCAGCGCGAACCTGGAGTTCCGCGACGAGGCCACCCGGGAGATCGACGGCCTCCCGGTGTCGCTCCTCGGCTTCGCCGAGTCGACGCTGAAGGGCGTCCCCCAAGTCCCCCAGCAGAGCGTGTTCGGCGGCATGAACCAGATCGCCCCGCACGAGGAGGAGGGCGCCATGATGGTCCCCTTCGAGATCCGGACCATGGGCTCCCTGATGAAGACCTGGGACGAGCTCAAGGCCGAACTGCGGGACCTCGCGAACTGGGCGGAGGAGGCGTACCGGCACGACCGGTCGCTCGCCGGCGACTCGGCCCGCCGGCGCGCCGGTTCGTGA
- a CDS encoding LuxR C-terminal-related transcriptional regulator yields the protein MLEALGLSSTACQVYRAMLDHPTDDIDTLAARTGLTPGRLHDALDELGTLMLIRASAEHPGRMRAVDPAIGLADIVARQEADLAARQAALAASRATVTRMVADRAEHHTTHGERLLGLDAIHHRLEHMGRTATHEVLSSQPGTQRPEDLAASRPADAQALTRGVAIRTLYQDSNRHQPHAAHYAHWLLGQGGEVRTAPTVPQRVVIVDRTQALVPIDPDNTRKGALHITEPGILNALLDLYEQAWNTAVPLGATTPDDPTTGLTPTERHLLRLLGTGLTDDTAGQRLGISSRTVGRHMAAIMERLNATSRFEAGIKAAQHGWL from the coding sequence ATGTTGGAGGCACTCGGCCTCTCGTCCACTGCCTGTCAGGTCTACCGGGCCATGCTCGACCACCCGACGGACGACATCGACACCCTCGCCGCCCGCACTGGCCTCACCCCCGGCCGGCTCCACGACGCCCTGGACGAACTCGGCACCCTCATGCTCATCCGCGCCTCCGCCGAACACCCCGGCCGGATGCGCGCCGTCGACCCCGCCATCGGCCTCGCCGACATCGTCGCCCGCCAGGAAGCCGACCTCGCCGCCCGCCAGGCCGCCCTCGCCGCCTCCCGCGCCACCGTGACCCGCATGGTCGCCGACCGCGCCGAACACCACACCACCCACGGCGAACGCCTCCTCGGCCTCGACGCCATCCACCACCGCCTCGAACACATGGGCCGCACCGCCACCCACGAAGTCCTCAGCAGCCAACCCGGCACCCAACGCCCCGAAGACCTCGCTGCCTCCCGCCCCGCCGACGCCCAGGCACTCACCCGCGGCGTCGCGATCCGCACCCTCTACCAGGACTCCAACCGCCACCAGCCCCACGCCGCCCACTACGCCCACTGGCTCCTCGGCCAGGGCGGCGAAGTACGCACCGCCCCCACCGTCCCCCAACGCGTCGTCATCGTCGACCGCACCCAGGCCCTCGTCCCCATCGACCCCGACAACACCCGCAAAGGCGCCCTGCACATCACCGAACCCGGCATCCTCAACGCCCTCCTCGACCTCTACGAACAGGCCTGGAACACCGCCGTCCCCCTCGGCGCCACCACCCCCGACGACCCCACCACCGGACTCACCCCCACCGAACGCCACCTCCTGCGCCTGCTCGGCACCGGCCTCACCGACGACACCGCCGGCCAACGCCTCGGCATCTCCTCCCGCACCGTCGGCCGCCACATGGCCGCCATCATGGAACGCCTCAACGCCACCAGCCGCTTCGAAGCCGGCATCAAAGCCGCCCAACACGGCTGGCTCTGA
- a CDS encoding response regulator transcription factor encodes MLHTDLIGTAHPSGSGAGTGTGTGTGTARPSVPPQGRAPGRGPAAHGPAHARAAHDAAAGEPGGRVTVAVYASDPVLHVGIVQQLRQRPEVELVDDAHAHEARVSLVAVDSVDDETTALLYRLRHNSATRTGLVVGTFDSGDALQRAIECGVTAVLRRTEADQDRLLRLVLAMANGEGVLPGDLLAKLLDHVGSLQRSALDPHAASLSTLTPREADMLRLVSEGLDTAEIARNTSYSERTVKNVLHEVITRLQLRNRSHAVGYALRNGLI; translated from the coding sequence ATGCTCCACACCGACCTCATCGGCACCGCCCACCCGTCCGGCAGCGGTGCCGGTACCGGCACCGGTACCGGCACCGGCACCGCACGGCCGAGCGTCCCGCCCCAGGGCCGAGCCCCGGGCCGCGGCCCGGCGGCCCACGGCCCGGCCCACGCCCGGGCCGCGCACGACGCGGCGGCCGGCGAGCCCGGCGGGCGGGTCACCGTGGCCGTGTACGCCTCGGACCCGGTCCTGCACGTCGGGATCGTCCAACAGCTGCGCCAGCGGCCCGAGGTGGAACTCGTCGACGACGCCCACGCGCACGAGGCGCGGGTCTCGCTCGTCGCCGTGGACAGCGTGGACGACGAGACGACCGCTCTGCTGTACCGGCTGCGCCACAACTCCGCCACCCGCACCGGGCTCGTGGTCGGCACCTTCGACTCGGGCGACGCCCTGCAGCGCGCCATCGAGTGCGGGGTCACCGCGGTGCTGCGGCGCACGGAGGCCGACCAGGACCGGCTGCTGCGGCTGGTCCTGGCGATGGCCAACGGCGAGGGCGTCCTGCCCGGCGACCTGCTCGCGAAGCTGCTCGACCATGTCGGCAGCCTGCAGCGGTCGGCCCTCGACCCGCACGCCGCGTCCCTGTCCACGCTGACCCCGCGCGAGGCGGACATGCTGCGCCTGGTGTCGGAGGGCCTGGACACCGCGGAGATAGCGCGCAACACCTCGTACTCCGAACGGACCGTCAAGAACGTGCTGCACGAGGTCATCACCCGGCTGCAGTTGCGCAACCGCTCCCACGCCGTCGGCTACGCGCTGCGCAACGGGCTGATCTGA
- a CDS encoding zinc-binding alcohol dehydrogenase family protein, whose protein sequence is MSKNTIPTTMRAVAYRASLPVENPDSLQDVELPVPQPGPRDLLVRVEAVALNPVDHKVRRNVDPQGDWKVLGWDAAGTVVAVGSAVELFEVGDEVYYAGAIDRPGANAEYHAVDERIVGRKPATLSFAEAAALPLTALTAWEGLFERLGQGAVAPDRSGTLLVTAAAGGVGAMVSQLARALTGLTVVGTASRPESAEFARRMGAHHIVDHREPLAGQLAEVAPDGVDLVFSTVGTDRNLPAYAEALKPFGAIVAIDDHDSLDIGVLKSKSISFHWELMYTRSLHSTADLAAQHRILDRVSRLAEDGVLASTATTDLGPVNAANLREAHRRQESGTTIGKTTLTGFAR, encoded by the coding sequence ATGAGCAAGAACACGATCCCCACCACGATGCGAGCGGTGGCCTACCGCGCGAGCCTGCCCGTCGAGAACCCGGACAGCCTCCAGGACGTCGAGCTGCCGGTGCCGCAGCCCGGCCCGCGGGACCTGTTGGTCCGGGTCGAGGCGGTGGCGCTGAACCCGGTCGACCACAAGGTGCGCCGGAACGTCGATCCGCAGGGCGACTGGAAGGTGCTCGGCTGGGACGCCGCCGGCACGGTGGTCGCGGTGGGTTCCGCGGTCGAGCTGTTCGAGGTCGGGGACGAGGTCTACTACGCCGGGGCGATCGACCGCCCGGGCGCGAACGCCGAGTACCACGCCGTGGACGAGCGGATCGTCGGGCGCAAGCCCGCCACGCTCTCCTTCGCCGAGGCCGCCGCGCTGCCGCTGACCGCGCTGACCGCGTGGGAGGGCCTGTTCGAACGCCTGGGCCAGGGCGCCGTCGCCCCCGACCGCAGCGGCACCCTGCTGGTGACCGCCGCCGCGGGCGGGGTCGGCGCGATGGTCTCCCAGCTGGCCCGCGCGCTGACCGGGCTGACCGTGGTCGGCACGGCCTCCCGTCCGGAGAGCGCGGAGTTCGCCCGCCGGATGGGCGCCCACCACATCGTCGACCACCGCGAGCCGCTGGCCGGGCAGCTGGCCGAGGTGGCCCCGGACGGGGTGGACCTGGTGTTCAGCACGGTCGGCACCGACCGCAACCTCCCGGCGTACGCCGAGGCGCTGAAGCCTTTCGGGGCGATCGTGGCCATCGACGACCACGACTCCCTGGACATCGGCGTGCTCAAGTCCAAGAGCATCTCGTTCCACTGGGAGCTGATGTACACCCGCTCCCTGCACAGCACCGCGGACCTGGCAGCCCAGCACCGCATCCTGGACCGCGTGTCCCGACTGGCCGAGGACGGCGTGCTCGCCAGCACCGCGACGACCGACCTCGGCCCGGTGAACGCGGCCAATCTCCGCGAGGCCCACCGCCGCCAGGAGTCCGGCACCACGATCGGCAAGACCACGCTCACCGGCTTCGCCCGATGA
- a CDS encoding FG-GAP-like repeat-containing protein, with the protein MKPRRRPPLSFVVLAAAAACAIGAPTASAASVSTWDKVAQCESTGNWSINTGGTYYGGLQINLHNWQYYGGTAYAARPDLATKKQQILIAEKILADQGAGAWSCAPGTGLATDHANPYPSGAGTESGGAGRVRWADFDGDGRADYVVLNDNGSVRVFLNKGGDGHGGWSDLGQVSTGMTSDRARVRLADYDGDGRADYLLINANGSVRVFLNKGGDGHGDWSDLGQVASGLTTDPSQVTFADFDGDGRTDYVVTQADGAVGVFRNTGVGGWSDLGKVAGGVTTDRSRVKWADIDGDGRADYNIVNPGGSITSYVNHGGDTGGGWTLRAQITTGLTGDQNAVSLADINGDGRADYLVTTGPTTAFLNNGGDDRNNPGWIDYGQIAAGA; encoded by the coding sequence TTGAAGCCGCGCCGTCGTCCCCCGCTCTCCTTCGTCGTCCTGGCCGCCGCCGCGGCCTGCGCAATCGGCGCCCCGACGGCCTCGGCCGCCTCCGTGAGCACCTGGGACAAGGTCGCCCAGTGCGAGAGCACAGGGAACTGGAGCATCAACACCGGCGGCACGTACTACGGCGGCCTGCAGATCAACCTCCACAACTGGCAGTACTACGGCGGCACCGCGTACGCGGCCCGCCCCGACCTCGCCACCAAGAAACAGCAGATCCTGATAGCCGAGAAGATCCTCGCCGACCAGGGCGCCGGCGCGTGGAGCTGCGCTCCGGGAACCGGTCTGGCCACCGACCACGCCAACCCGTACCCCAGCGGTGCCGGTACGGAATCGGGTGGTGCGGGGCGGGTGCGGTGGGCGGATTTCGACGGTGACGGTCGTGCGGACTACGTGGTTCTCAACGACAACGGTTCGGTGCGGGTGTTCCTGAACAAGGGTGGTGACGGGCACGGGGGTTGGAGTGACCTGGGTCAGGTGTCGACCGGGATGACGTCCGACCGTGCGCGGGTGCGTCTGGCGGACTACGACGGTGACGGGCGCGCGGACTACCTGTTGATCAATGCCAACGGTTCGGTGCGGGTGTTCCTGAACAAGGGTGGTGACGGGCACGGGGACTGGAGCGACCTGGGTCAGGTGGCCTCCGGCCTGACCACCGATCCGTCGCAGGTGACGTTCGCGGACTTCGACGGTGACGGGCGCACCGACTATGTCGTCACCCAGGCGGACGGTGCGGTGGGTGTGTTCCGCAACACCGGTGTCGGTGGTTGGAGCGACCTCGGCAAGGTCGCCGGTGGTGTCACCACCGACCGCAGCCGTGTCAAGTGGGCCGACATCGACGGCGACGGTCGTGCGGACTACAACATCGTCAACCCCGGTGGCTCGATCACCAGTTACGTGAACCACGGTGGTGACACCGGTGGTGGCTGGACGCTGCGGGCGCAGATCACCACGGGTCTGACCGGCGACCAGAACGCGGTGTCGCTGGCGGACATCAACGGCGACGGCCGTGCCGACTACCTCGTCACCACGGGCCCCACCACCGCGTTCCTGAACAACGGCGGCGACGACCGCAACAACCCCGGCTGGATCGACTACGGCCAGATCGCCGCCGGCGCCTGA
- a CDS encoding FG-GAP-like repeat-containing protein, whose product MKRTLGLALAAASAVAAIAATAPTASATAPAPAPLLRVMPLGDSITAGYRSSTDAGYRGPLGDLVAQQNRYTVDLVGSNHNGAVTDPDNEGHSGYMVNDIAAGVDGWLQAAQPDVVLLHIGINDLDRGTDKAHAADRTSALIDRVLAARPGVSVLVMGLIPTTPNLTALVADYNTALSRAVETKQTQGRKVRYTAAPALTPAEFADGLHPNDSGYQRMAQTFDQALDRSFTDVLAAPAATRHAGTESGGAGRVRWADFDGDGRADYVVLNDNGSVRVFLNKGGDGHGGWRDLGQVSTGMTSDRARVRLADYDGDGRADYLLINANGSVRVFLNKGGDGHGDWSDLGQVASGLTADPSQVTFADFDGDGRTDYITLADSGAVNVFLNRGGDGHGGWVDNGRVAGGLTTDRSRLRLADFDGDGRVDYNVVNPDGSITTFLNKGGDHHGGWSDHGRTASGLTTDQSAVALADIDADGHADYLVTTGPTTAFLNNGGDGHNNPGWIDYGRIAAGS is encoded by the coding sequence GTGAAGCGCACCCTCGGACTCGCCCTGGCCGCCGCGAGCGCGGTGGCGGCGATCGCGGCCACCGCCCCCACGGCCTCGGCCACGGCACCCGCACCGGCCCCGCTGCTCCGGGTGATGCCGCTCGGTGACTCGATCACCGCCGGGTACCGGAGCAGCACCGACGCCGGCTATCGCGGCCCGCTCGGCGACCTGGTGGCCCAGCAGAACCGCTACACCGTCGACTTGGTGGGATCGAACCACAACGGCGCGGTCACCGACCCCGACAACGAGGGCCACAGCGGGTACATGGTCAACGACATCGCGGCCGGGGTCGACGGGTGGCTCCAGGCCGCGCAGCCGGACGTCGTCCTGCTGCACATCGGCATCAACGACCTGGACCGGGGTACCGACAAGGCCCACGCGGCGGACCGCACCTCGGCACTGATCGACCGTGTCCTCGCCGCCCGTCCCGGTGTCAGCGTCCTCGTGATGGGCCTGATTCCGACCACACCGAACCTGACCGCCCTGGTGGCCGACTACAACACTGCGCTGAGCCGGGCCGTCGAGACGAAGCAGACCCAGGGCCGCAAGGTCCGCTACACCGCCGCGCCCGCGCTGACGCCGGCCGAATTCGCCGACGGACTGCACCCCAACGACTCCGGCTACCAGCGAATGGCGCAGACCTTCGACCAGGCTCTGGACCGCTCCTTCACCGACGTCCTGGCCGCCCCGGCGGCCACGCGTCACGCCGGTACGGAGTCGGGTGGTGCGGGGCGGGTGCGGTGGGCGGATTTCGACGGTGACGGTCGTGCGGACTACGTGGTTCTCAACGACAACGGTTCGGTGCGGGTGTTCCTGAACAAGGGTGGTGACGGGCACGGGGGTTGGAGGGATCTGGGTCAGGTGTCGACCGGGATGACGTCCGACCGTGCGCGGGTGCGTCTGGCGGACTACGACGGTGACGGGCGCGCGGACTACCTGTTGATCAATGCCAACGGTTCGGTGCGGGTGTTCCTGAACAAGGGTGGTGACGGGCACGGGGACTGGAGCGACCTGGGCCAGGTCGCCTCCGGCCTGACCGCCGATCCGTCGCAGGTGACGTTCGCGGACTTCGACGGCGACGGCCGTACCGACTACATCACCCTCGCCGACAGCGGCGCCGTGAACGTCTTCCTCAACCGGGGCGGCGACGGCCACGGCGGCTGGGTGGACAACGGCCGGGTCGCCGGCGGGCTCACCACCGACCGCAGCCGACTGCGCCTCGCCGACTTCGACGGTGACGGGCGCGTCGACTACAACGTGGTCAACCCCGACGGATCGATCACCACCTTCCTGAACAAGGGCGGTGACCACCACGGCGGTTGGAGCGACCACGGACGGACCGCGTCCGGTCTCACCACCGACCAGAGCGCCGTGGCGCTGGCGGACATCGACGCCGACGGCCACGCCGACTACCTCGTCACCACCGGCCCCACCACCGCCTTCCTCAACAACGGTGGCGACGGCCACAACAACCCCGGCTGGATCGACTACGGCCGGATCGCCGCCGGGAGTTGA
- a CDS encoding VCBS repeat-containing protein, translating to MPSSLRSRLVRLTLAATVASSGAIATTAVTVATATTAQAASSVGGQITRSEVLARANDWYNRNVQYDQDASATDVGGRYYRTDCSGFVSMAWHLASSENTDSIDVRSLTTRVALTDLQPGDALDNDPHDGNILGSGHIVLFDRWIDRSAGTFAYIAESSKVNDMQKGTASIYGGNIGGHPASGYFGLRYNNITGASASAGTESGGAGRVRWADFDGDGRADYVVLNDNGSVRVFLNKGGDGHGGWSDLGQVSTGMTSDRARVRLADYDGDGRADYLLINANGSVRVFLNKGGDGHGDWSDLGQVASGLTADPSQVTFADFDGDGRTDYVVTQADGAVGVFRNTGVGGWSDLGKVAGGVTTDRSRVKWADIDGDGRADYNIVNPGGSITSYVNHGGDTGGGWTLRAQITTGLTGDQNAVSLADINGDGRADYLVTTGPTTAFLNNGGDDRNNPGWIDYGQIAAGV from the coding sequence ATGCCTTCCTCCCTCCGCTCCAGGCTCGTCCGGCTCACCCTGGCCGCCACCGTCGCCTCCTCCGGCGCGATCGCGACCACCGCGGTCACCGTCGCCACCGCCACCACCGCCCAGGCGGCGTCCTCGGTGGGCGGCCAGATCACCCGCAGCGAGGTACTCGCTCGTGCCAACGACTGGTACAACCGCAATGTCCAGTACGACCAGGACGCCTCGGCCACCGACGTCGGCGGCCGCTACTACCGCACCGACTGCTCCGGGTTCGTCTCGATGGCCTGGCACCTGGCCTCCAGCGAGAACACCGACAGCATCGACGTGCGGTCGCTGACCACCCGCGTCGCGCTGACCGACCTCCAGCCCGGCGACGCCCTCGACAACGACCCCCACGACGGCAACATCCTCGGCTCGGGCCACATCGTCCTGTTCGACCGCTGGATAGACAGGTCCGCCGGCACCTTCGCCTACATCGCCGAGTCCAGCAAGGTGAACGACATGCAGAAGGGCACCGCCTCCATCTACGGCGGCAACATCGGCGGCCACCCGGCCAGCGGCTACTTCGGTCTCCGCTACAACAACATCACCGGCGCGAGCGCCTCCGCCGGTACGGAGTCGGGTGGTGCGGGGCGGGTGCGGTGGGCGGATTTCGACGGTGACGGTCGTGCGGACTACGTGGTTCTCAACGACAACGGTTCGGTGCGGGTGTTCCTGAACAAGGGTGGTGACGGGCACGGGGGTTGGAGCGATCTGGGTCAGGTGTCGACCGGGATGACGTCCGACCGTGCGCGGGTGCGTCTGGCGGACTACGACGGTGACGGGCGCGCGGACTACCTGTTGATCAACGCCAACGGTTCGGTGCGGGTGTTCCTGAACAAGGGCGGTGACGGGCACGGGGACTGGAGCGACCTGGGCCAGGTCGCCTCCGGCCTGACCGCCGATCCGTCGCAGGTGACGTTCGCGGACTTCGACGGCGACGGGCGCACCGACTATGTCGTCACCCAGGCGGACGGTGCGGTGGGTGTGTTCCGCAACACCGGTGTCGGTGGTTGGAGCGACCTCGGCAAGGTCGCCGGTGGTGTCACCACCGACCGCAGCCGCGTCAAGTGGGCCGACATCGACGGCGACGGCCGTGCGGACTACAACATCGTCAACCCCGGTGGCTCGATCACCAGTTACGTGAACCACGGTGGTGACACCGGTGGTGGCTGGACGCTGCGGGCGCAGATCACCACGGGTCTGACCGGCGACCAGAACGCGGTGTCGCTGGCGGACATCAACGGCGACGGCCGTGCCGACTACCTCGTCACCACGGGCCCCACCACCGCGTTCCTGAACAACGGCGGCGACGACCGCAACAACCCCGGCTGGATCGACTACGGCCAGATCGCCGCCGGCGTCTGA
- a CDS encoding helix-turn-helix domain-containing protein — MTTKATLSLAPAASVDGGPPKDVYAAACPCRDMLDLLANKWSALALGALEEGPQRFGALRARLQGVSPKVLTQTLRRLEEFGLVDREVFAEVPLRVEYSLTGLGRDACAPLAHLRTWVERNIDRFPAA, encoded by the coding sequence ATGACTACGAAAGCGACTCTGTCCCTGGCTCCGGCGGCGTCGGTCGACGGCGGTCCACCGAAGGACGTCTACGCCGCCGCCTGTCCCTGCCGCGACATGCTCGACCTGCTCGCCAACAAGTGGAGCGCCCTTGCCCTGGGCGCGCTGGAGGAGGGGCCGCAGCGCTTCGGTGCCCTGCGCGCGCGGCTGCAGGGTGTCAGCCCCAAGGTGCTCACCCAGACCCTGCGCCGACTGGAGGAGTTCGGGTTGGTGGACCGCGAGGTCTTCGCCGAGGTCCCGCTGCGGGTCGAGTACAGCCTGACCGGGCTCGGGCGTGACGCCTGCGCCCCGCTCGCCCACCTGCGGACCTGGGTCGAGCGGAACATCGACCGCTTCCCGGCCGCCTGA
- a CDS encoding hydrolytic protein, with amino-acid sequence MPSVTVTPGGTATTSLTVRNDGDIVEAYRLEVVGDCAAWTTVEPDRVSLYPGTSETVTIRLAPPRSPRVRAGEVPLAVRVLPTEHPEAVKVPETTVRVEAFRQLRAASTPRRRRGWLRGRFRVAVHNEGNRPVRVGFTPDQPGEDLKFDVRPAAPTLEPGESVEVALRVRAGKPVWFGKPVTWPFTVTVAETVAKAVAKAGTEPGAKAGSADAAKAGARADGGGEDARGDVRGDDREQPRSEAEFVQIPIFPTWLLAVLAALLALLLAWFLLVRPAVRSTAKEAADQAVQQQLPTPTEAPADGRTPAAGSGRQGTGLPAAGAGSALPGAGAGGAGTGSGTGTGTGGGVVAGSGGGQQSSATVDQTTAAGETKVGTYTVPVGKAFGITDIVVANFQGDEGVVTIGFGDRKITTIALETFRNQDYHWVTPIRITENQTVTVQVTCAKPGTPATGVQAQECHEVLNVSGVLSDLR; translated from the coding sequence ATCCCGTCGGTGACGGTGACGCCGGGCGGTACCGCGACCACCAGCCTGACCGTTCGCAACGACGGCGACATCGTCGAGGCGTACCGCCTGGAAGTCGTCGGTGACTGCGCTGCCTGGACGACGGTCGAGCCCGACCGGGTCTCCCTCTACCCCGGAACCTCGGAAACGGTGACCATCCGCCTGGCGCCGCCGCGTTCGCCGCGGGTGCGGGCGGGCGAGGTGCCGCTGGCCGTACGGGTCCTGCCCACCGAGCACCCCGAGGCGGTCAAGGTCCCCGAGACCACCGTGCGGGTCGAGGCATTCCGGCAGCTCCGGGCCGCGAGCACTCCCAGGCGCCGCCGCGGCTGGCTGCGCGGACGCTTCCGCGTCGCCGTCCACAACGAGGGCAACCGGCCCGTCCGGGTGGGATTCACCCCGGACCAGCCCGGCGAGGACCTGAAGTTCGACGTCCGCCCCGCGGCTCCGACGCTGGAGCCGGGGGAGTCGGTGGAGGTGGCGCTGCGGGTCCGCGCCGGGAAGCCCGTGTGGTTCGGGAAGCCGGTGACCTGGCCGTTCACCGTCACCGTGGCGGAAACCGTGGCGAAGGCCGTGGCGAAGGCCGGAACGGAGCCCGGCGCGAAGGCCGGGTCGGCGGATGCGGCGAAGGCCGGAGCCCGGGCCGACGGCGGTGGTGAGGATGCCCGTGGGGACGTCCGTGGGGACGACCGGGAACAGCCGCGGTCGGAGGCCGAGTTCGTCCAGATACCGATCTTCCCGACCTGGCTGCTGGCGGTCCTGGCGGCGCTTCTCGCGCTGCTGCTGGCCTGGTTCCTGCTGGTGCGTCCCGCCGTACGCAGCACTGCGAAGGAGGCCGCCGACCAGGCGGTCCAGCAGCAGCTTCCGACCCCCACCGAAGCGCCGGCCGACGGCCGGACCCCGGCGGCGGGCTCCGGCCGGCAGGGCACCGGGCTGCCGGCCGCCGGGGCCGGGAGTGCCCTGCCCGGGGCGGGCGCGGGCGGCGCCGGTACCGGAAGCGGCACCGGAACCGGAACGGGGGGCGGCGTCGTTGCCGGATCGGGTGGCGGACAGCAGAGTTCGGCCACCGTCGACCAGACGACGGCCGCCGGCGAGACCAAGGTCGGCACCTACACCGTGCCCGTGGGCAAGGCGTTCGGGATCACGGACATCGTCGTCGCCAACTTCCAGGGCGACGAGGGCGTCGTGACGATCGGTTTCGGCGACCGCAAGATCACGACGATCGCGCTGGAGACGTTCCGTAACCAGGACTACCACTGGGTCACCCCCATCAGGATCACTGAGAACCAGACCGTGACGGTCCAGGTGACCTGTGCGAAGCCGGGCACTCCGGCCACTGGCGTGCAGGCCCAGGAGTGCCACGAGGTCCTCAACGTGAGCGGCGTGTTGAGCGACCTCAGGTGA